From one Mya arenaria isolate MELC-2E11 chromosome 4, ASM2691426v1 genomic stretch:
- the LOC128232583 gene encoding uncharacterized protein LOC128232583, giving the protein MLGGKKQQFYVQFLGWVETNGLRGTRYTEPVVNDLRRKAKKWKNAPKLTLQVGKKEMKITQDIQDEKKKGKKIKTIKFPIIPSRDITFAHQSFNPADGSPDDIVACIYLGYVPRTQRSVHVHVYRFDSPDTASTFAHFLNHIVSMHAERTAQIERQLIQEGHIEAPTSNSYVAIRERPRTVRPDYRLESSDGMSDRAFYEDSGAESGSFSDEGFPSGSDDIEPDLQSLKDAVPFDSVTDELKARLQLTETKGAAPLLLPPKDYDTIVRRHGDIDKATKRKCLQIPIVGGRLRNGSDESGIEVPSPTSSEGKHNSIDMSDDRINNSAQISSTRTSSRNSYEVYPAKDSPMSPRGSGYEKFRVLSRQTSSASGMSNRSSGTGNYSAPGTPRSATQMYNGKQHIADIPPADYDNDAPILRQKSAAGGYSHRDLTRSMPASMLQQEMDYGYAVVPKRANRLSARSSNNSPAMSPRVDMDYIHPGPPNVRRVNSMYR; this is encoded by the exons AAGTGGAAGAACGCGCCCAAACTGACCCTGCAGGTCGGCAAGAAGGAGATGAAGATCACACAGGACATCCAGGACGAGAAGAAGAAGGGGAAGAAGATCAAGACCATAAAGTTTCCAATCATCCCCTCCCGGGACATCACCTTCGCCCACCAGAGCTTCAACCCAGCCGACGGCTCCCCCGACGACATTGTGGCCTGCATCTACCTCGGCTATGTGCCAAGGACTCAAAG GTCCGTTCACGTGCACGTGTACCGATTCGATTCCCCGGACACGGCGTCCACGTTCGCCCACTTCCTTAATCACATCGTCTCTATGCACGCGGAACGGACGGCGCAGATTGAGCGACAGCTCATACAGGAGGGTCACATCGAAGCGCCAACCAGCAACAGCTACGTCGCCATCAGGGAAAGGCCGCGGACTGTCCGTCCTGACTACAGACTGGAGTCTTCTGACGGAATGAGTGACCGGGCGTTTTATGAGGATTCCGGTGCCGAATCTGGCTCGTTCAGCGACGAGGGTTTCCCGTCTGGTAGCGATGACATTGAACCTGACCTACAAAGTCTGAAAGACGCTGTTCCATTTGATTCTGTTACCGATGAGCTTAAAGCCCGCCTTCAGCTGACAGAAACCAAGGGTGCAGCGCCTCTGTTATTACCACCAAAAGACTATGATACAATAGTGCGGCGACACGGGGACATTGATAAGGCAACCAAACGGAAATGCCTCCAGATACCTATTGTTGGAGGCAGGCTCAGAAATGGCTCCGATGAGAGTGGTATTGAAGTACCTTCGCCGACGAGCTCTGAGGGCAAACACAATTCAATAGATATGTCAGATGATAGAATAAACAACAGCGCTCAGATCAGTTCTACCCGGACAAGTTCGAGGAATTCCTATGAAGTGTATCCAGCAAAGGATTCACCAATGTCACCAAGAGGCAGCGGTTACGAAAAATTTCGGGTTTTATCTCGACAGACCTCTTCCGCGTCCGGAATGAGCAATCGGTCGTCGGGAACGGGGAATTATTCCGCCCCTGGCACACCACGATCGGCTACACAAATGTACAATGGAAAGCAACACATTGCCGACATCCCTCCGGCGGACTATGACAATGATGCTCCTATCCTGAGGCAAAAGTCCGCCGCCGGTGGGTACTCCCACAGGGACCTCACGAGAAGCATGCCGGCGTCCATGCTACAACAGGAGATGGACTATGGGTATGCGGTTGTCCCGAAACGCGCAAATCGTCTTAGCGCAAGGTCCTCAAACAACAGCCCCGCGATGTCCCCGAGAGTTGATATGGACTATATTCACCCAGGACCCCCCAATGTCCGGCGGGTGAACTCCATGTACAGATGA